In Triticum urartu cultivar G1812 chromosome 6, Tu2.1, whole genome shotgun sequence, the following proteins share a genomic window:
- the LOC125515605 gene encoding autophagy protein 5-like gives MAAAPRGQEAAAWSEEAARLVWGGAVPLQVHLHDADVTALPPPPPFLTLGPRIGYFPLLVSTIKAHFSSSLPPGVDTVWFEYKGLPLKWYIPIGVLFDLLCADPERPWNLTVHFRGYPADILSPCEGEDSVKWNYNNSLKEAAFIITGNSKNVMNMSQADQLAMWESVRKGDLDSYMNISTKLKLGPFEEDFLVRTSSLEPRQGSDEPESPGSVKPCRVPVRLYVRRVQQDLEDLEDAKPVSDWESVSYINRPFEIRKEGGRSYIALEHALETLLPEFFSSKLTARAADPEPGATTPDSEPDDSGTSPGTPHDEKPASASLQETDVAKKTKLKLVRVQGIELDMDIPFLWVANNLKNPECYLHVCVYVGA, from the exons ATGGCGGCGGCGCCGCGGGGCCAGGAGGCAGCGGCGTGGTCGGAGGAGGCGGCGCGGCTGGTCTGGGGCGGCGCCGTGCCGCTCCAGGTCCACCTCCACGACGCCGACGTCACCGCGCTCCCACCGCCCCCGCCCTTCCTG ACTTTAGGGCCAAGAATTGGGTATTTTCCATTGTTGGTGTCGACTATAAAGGCTCATTTCAGCAGCTCACTCCCACCGGGTGTTGATACTGTTTGGTTTGAGTATAAAGGGCTGCCACTGAAATG GTATATACCCATTGGTGTTCTTTTCGACCTTCTCTGTGCAGATCCAGAAAGGCCATGGAATCTAACG GTTCATTTTAGGGGGTATCCTGCAGATATATTATCGCCATGTGAAGGTGAAGATAGTGTAAAGTGGAACTACAACAATTCCCTGAAAGAG GCTGCCTTCATCATAACTGGAAACAGCAAGAATGTGATGAATATGTCCCAGGCTGATCAACTTGCTATGTGGGAATCAGTGAGGAAAG GTGACTTGGATAGTTATATGAATATCTCTACCAAGCTTAAGCTTGGACCGTTTGAAGAGGATTTCTTAGTACGGACTTCCTCGTTAGAGCCTCGACAAGGTTCTGATGAGCCTGAATCTCCTGGATCTGTCAAACCAT GCAGGGTACCTGTTCGATTATACGTGCGCAGAGTTCAACAAGACCTTGAGGATTTAGAAGATGCGAAGCCCGTCAGTGACTGGGAAAGTGTATCCTATATAAATCGGCCATTCGAGATCCGGAAGGAGGGAG GTAGAAGCTACATTGCCTTGGAACATGCCTTGGAGACATTGCTACCAGAGTTCTTCAGCTCGAAGCTTACGGCTAGAGCTGCTGATCCTGAACCTGGGGCGACGACACCAGACTCAGAACCCGACGATTCAGGTACCAGTCCAGGCACTCCTCATGACGAGAAACCAGCTTCGGCGAGTCTGCAAGAGACAGATGTGGCCAAGAAGACCAAACTGAAGCTGGTGAGGGTGCAAGGCATCGAGCTCGACATGGACATACCATTCCTTTGGGTGGCCAACAACCTGAAGAACCCCGAATGCTACCTCCATGTTTGTGTATATGTTGGGGCATGA